The following is a genomic window from Sphingomonas sinipercae.
CGGCTGTTCGGCTGACGCGGAGGCGGTGCACGACACGATCTTCGCGCTGTCGAGCGGTCGTCCGCCGGCGGCCATCGCGGTCATCAGGATCAGCGGGCCGAGCGCCCATGCCAGTGCGGCAAGGCTGGCCGGGGAGCTGCCGCCCGCCCGCCACGCCGCGGTCCGCGAGCTGCGCGGCGACGACGGCGAGCTGCTCGATGAAGCGCTGCTCCTGCGCTTCGATGGCCCGGCAAGCGCGACGGGCGAGGATCTGGTCGAGCTTCACTGCCACGGCGGCCGGGCGGTCGTCGACGTCGTCCTGGGCGCACTCGCTCGGCACGACGACCTGCGCGAAGCCCGTCCCGGCGAGTTCACGCGGCGAGCGTTCGAGAATGGCAGGATCGACCTCACCGCCGCCGAAGGCCTGGCCGACCTCCTCGAAGCCGAGACTCAGAGCCAGCGCCGCGCCGCGCTGCTTCTCGCCGACGGTCATCTCAGCCGCCAGATCGAGGCATGGCAGGCGCGGCTGCTGCAGCTTTCGGCTCGCGCCGAAGCGGCAATCGATTATGTCGATGAGGATAGCGTCGATGCGGACCCGGCAATCGCGGCCGACGCGCAAGCGCTCGTTGGTGAGCTTGACGCATGGCTTGCCCGGGCCACTGCCGAGCCGCTGCGGGACGGCGTCTTGGTCGTTATCGCCGGCCCACCAAATGCTGGAAAGTCCAGCCTTCTCAATGTGATAGTCGGTTCCGAGCGGGCGATTGTTAGCGATTCCCCGGGCACGACCCGTGACCATATCGAAGTGGCGATGGCGCTCGACGGGGTGCCGCTGCGGCTGACCGACACCGCCGGCATCCGCGAAGCCGAAGGGGTGGAGGGGATCGGGGTTGCACGAGCCCACCGGCTGGTCGATGCCGCGGACATTCTTCTTTGGCTGGGCGAAGTTGCGGACGCCCCGGCACATCCTCGGCGCCTCAACGTCCACGCCCGCGCCGATCTCCCGGACCGCCGGCGCGCACCCGCTGGATCCCTCGCCGTCTCCTCCGTCACTGGCGAGGGAATTTCCGAGTTGCTTGTCCAAGTGACGCAAATCGCCCGTCAAATGCTGCCCGGCGAGGGCGAGGTCGCGCTCAATCGCCGTCAGCGGGCGTGCCTGGCCGCGGCGCGTGATGACCTTGCCTTGCTTGAGGGCACGAGCGACTCGGCGGTGGTGGCGAACTGTCTTCGCTCGGCCCGGTCGGCGTTTGATCGCTTGACCGGTCGCGCCGGGGTTGAAGACATGCTCGACGCCTTGTTCGGTCGCTTCTGCCTTGGGAAATAGCAGATGCCCGTGATGTTTCACGTGGAACACCGACTTTGACCGCAGGCCCCTCTCTGGGCTAACTCCCCGCCATGTTTGACGTTTTGGTCGTTGGCGCGGGTCATGCCGGATGCGAGGCTGCGGCTGCGGCCTCGCGCCGTGGTGCGCGGGTCGGCCTTGTCACGTTCCGCCGCGAAGACGTCGGCCAGATGTCGTGCAATCCTTCGATCGGTGGCGTCGGCAAGGGACATTTGGTCCGGGAATTGGACGTGTTCGACGGCCTGATGGGCCGCGCCGCGGACCGCGCCGCGATCCATCGCCGGATGCTCAACCGCAGCAAGGGCCCGGCTGTGTGGGGCCCACGCGTACAGGCTGACCGGCGGCTCTATCACGAAGCGATGGTCGCATTGCTCGGCGAGAGCGATGTCGAGCTCATCGTTGCCGAAGCCTTGGGCATGACGGCCAGTGGTGGGGCTGTGACCGCGCTCGAAACCAGTGTCGGGCGGCTCGACTGCCGGAGCCTGGTCATCGCCACCGGTACGTTCCTCGATTCGCGCATGTTCCTTGGCGAGGAGGTCGTTGTTGGCGGGCGCAGCGGAGAAGGCGCGTCGGTGCCGCTGGCTGACCAGCTTCGCGATCTCGGCCTTGGACAGGGCCGCCTGAAGACCGGCACGCCGCCACGGCTCGATGGGCGGACCATCGACTGGTCACGCCTGGAGGAGCAGCCGAGCGACGAAGAGCATTGGCTGATGTCGGCGATCGATGACGGCGTTCGTCGCCCGCAGCTAGGCTGCGCGATTGCCCGCACCAATGCCGAGACGCATGAGATCATCGAAGCGGCGTTCCACCGGTCGCCGCTGTTCGCCGGGTCGATCGAAGGTCGCGGCCCTCGTTATTGCCCCTCGATCGAGGATAAGGTGAAGCGCTTCGGCGGACGCGACGGGCACCAGATTTTCCTTGAGCCCGAAGGCCTCGACGACAGCACCGTCTATCCCAATGGGATTTCGACCTCGCTCCCGCTTGAAGTCCA
Proteins encoded in this region:
- the mnmG gene encoding tRNA uridine-5-carboxymethylaminomethyl(34) synthesis enzyme MnmG, which gives rise to MFDVLVVGAGHAGCEAAAAASRRGARVGLVTFRREDVGQMSCNPSIGGVGKGHLVRELDVFDGLMGRAADRAAIHRRMLNRSKGPAVWGPRVQADRRLYHEAMVALLGESDVELIVAEALGMTASGGAVTALETSVGRLDCRSLVIATGTFLDSRMFLGEEVVVGGRSGEGASVPLADQLRDLGLGQGRLKTGTPPRLDGRTIDWSRLEEQPSDEEHWLMSAIDDGVRRPQLGCAIARTNAETHEIIEAAFHRSPLFAGSIEGRGPRYCPSIEDKVKRFGGRDGHQIFLEPEGLDDSTVYPNGISTSLPLEVQQAFVRSVAGLDRAEIVRPGYAVEYEFVDPRKLDTTLETQDIRGLFLAGQINGTTGYEEAAAQGLVAGLNAAARATDCDPIRFDRGESYIGVMTDDLTLQGVSEPYRMMTARAEYRLSLRADNAVSRLGRQALAAGCVGQARRRLIEDHFATRESSDWQSSEEAQADALYAPYVERQRREWAAVRADAQLWLGHRVDYAAVPGLSAEMIERLTTARPESLAQASRLAGITPAALSALHVAASRCVA
- the mnmE gene encoding tRNA uridine-5-carboxymethylaminomethyl(34) synthesis GTPase MnmE; its protein translation is MHDTIFALSSGRPPAAIAVIRISGPSAHASAARLAGELPPARHAAVRELRGDDGELLDEALLLRFDGPASATGEDLVELHCHGGRAVVDVVLGALARHDDLREARPGEFTRRAFENGRIDLTAAEGLADLLEAETQSQRRAALLLADGHLSRQIEAWQARLLQLSARAEAAIDYVDEDSVDADPAIAADAQALVGELDAWLARATAEPLRDGVLVVIAGPPNAGKSSLLNVIVGSERAIVSDSPGTTRDHIEVAMALDGVPLRLTDTAGIREAEGVEGIGVARAHRLVDAADILLWLGEVADAPAHPRRLNVHARADLPDRRRAPAGSLAVSSVTGEGISELLVQVTQIARQMLPGEGEVALNRRQRACLAAARDDLALLEGTSDSAVVANCLRSARSAFDRLTGRAGVEDMLDALFGRFCLGK